A stretch of Deltaproteobacteria bacterium DNA encodes these proteins:
- a CDS encoding 2-hydroxyacid dehydrogenase — translation MKAKVMSILPRKRFEDSGVRFPGELEMHFRHAVTEEEVIEVCRGMDFLFLPASFPVITPRILENIPSIQMIQSAGVGYDRIDAESAALYGIPVCNAPGQNNKTVAEYTLALLVAFQRRMVICDREVKAGNYASIREKYFKEGLQEVRDTRMGIVGLGAIGREVARLVKLLGAEIFYYDVLRAPETVEADLGVTYMDLDELLSTCDVISLHVPLHPKTRHLIGKRELDRMPPGSILINTARGEIVDSKALAAALEEGRIGGAAVDTISPEPPPADHPLLNLSAEARDRLLITPHVAGITRGAFHRMLSAGLENIAGVTRGEPPRYVVNGVMEARKPSS, via the coding sequence ATGAAGGCCAAGGTCATGAGCATATTGCCGCGAAAGCGGTTCGAGGATTCAGGTGTACGGTTTCCAGGGGAGCTGGAGATGCACTTCAGGCATGCCGTCACCGAGGAGGAGGTCATTGAGGTCTGCCGAGGGATGGATTTCCTTTTCCTTCCCGCCTCCTTTCCTGTGATCACCCCGAGAATCCTGGAAAACATTCCCAGCATCCAGATGATCCAGAGTGCGGGCGTGGGTTATGACAGGATCGATGCCGAAAGCGCCGCCCTTTATGGGATCCCGGTATGCAACGCTCCCGGTCAAAACAATAAAACGGTGGCGGAATATACTCTGGCCCTACTCGTTGCCTTTCAACGTCGCATGGTGATCTGCGACAGGGAGGTGAAGGCCGGGAATTACGCCTCTATAAGGGAAAAGTACTTCAAGGAAGGCCTCCAGGAAGTGCGGGATACCCGGATGGGTATCGTGGGGCTGGGAGCCATAGGTCGGGAAGTGGCGCGTTTGGTCAAGTTGCTTGGGGCTGAGATATTTTATTATGATGTGCTGCGCGCTCCTGAAACCGTGGAGGCCGATCTGGGGGTTACTTACATGGACCTTGACGAACTGCTCTCAACATGCGACGTGATCAGTCTCCATGTCCCCCTGCATCCGAAAACACGGCATCTGATCGGGAAGCGGGAGCTGGATCGCATGCCTCCCGGATCCATTCTGATAAACACGGCCAGAGGAGAGATAGTGGATTCCAAAGCCCTTGCAGCAGCACTTGAAGAGGGTCGAATCGGGGGAGCAGCCGTTGACACTATATCTCCTGAACCTCCTCCCGCCGATCATCCTCTCCTGAACCTTTCGGCGGAGGCCCGTGACAGGCTCTTGATCACACCCCATGTGGCCGGTATCACCCGGGGGGCTTTTCACCGAATGTTGAGCGCGGGCCTTGAAAACATCGCTGGAGTTACCAGGGGTGAACCCCCCAGATACGTGGTAAACGGAGTTATGGAGGCCCGAAAACCTTCATCCTGA
- a CDS encoding 4Fe-4S binding protein, with protein MPPVIDPEKCNKCGKCVDLCTEDVYYGSKKGEIPTVTYPKECSHFAGCVYICPTQAITLRIPLPMLLVYKPSEEVKVL; from the coding sequence ATGCCACCCGTAATCGATCCTGAAAAGTGCAACAAGTGCGGCAAGTGCGTCGATCTCTGCACGGAAGACGTATACTATGGGTCAAAAAAGGGAGAGATCCCTACCGTGACCTACCCCAAGGAGTGCAGCCATTTTGCGGGTTGTGTATATATCTGCCCGACCCAGGCCATCACCCTGAGAATTCCGCTACCAATGCTCTTGGTTTATAAACCTTCTGAAGAGGTCAAGGTTCTTTGA
- a CDS encoding pyridoxal phosphate-dependent aminotransferase, whose amino-acid sequence MKRSLAAERMKEIPGSGIREVFNKALRLEAKGVKVINFGVGRPNFDTPRHIKEAAMEAMDKGMVHYTPNAGMPRLLEALTAHLKEYKGLAYDSKKEIMATGGGQEAMYLSLSAFLEPGDEILVPDPGYSQFTSCIRLAGGIPVPIPLLEEENFAPDLEVAGRLVTDRTRGIIVNSPQNPTGGVMTADQIREVCRFAKERDLVLFSDEAYDRILYDGAEFVSPAAMEEMKERTVIWGSLSKTYSMTGWRIGYLAAPADLVEAAVRVQQNILLSICSFAQAGAIAALEGPQECVEEMVEKFDERRKLVLDAISACPGLECTTTPKGAFYVFVRFDVPGMDCRKVADLLLEKGGVALVPGVTFGRRGEGYLRLSYATSFEECRIGMERITRVMKELLG is encoded by the coding sequence ATGAAGCGTTCCCTGGCGGCGGAGCGGATGAAAGAGATCCCTGGATCCGGGATACGGGAGGTTTTTAACAAGGCTCTCCGGTTGGAGGCAAAGGGGGTCAAGGTTATAAATTTCGGGGTTGGAAGACCCAATTTCGATACTCCCCGGCATATCAAGGAAGCCGCAATGGAGGCCATGGACAAGGGGATGGTTCATTATACCCCCAATGCCGGGATGCCCAGGCTTCTGGAGGCCTTGACCGCACACCTGAAGGAGTACAAGGGGCTTGCGTATGATTCGAAAAAGGAGATCATGGCGACGGGTGGCGGCCAGGAGGCCATGTACCTGAGCCTTAGTGCTTTCCTGGAACCCGGCGACGAGATCCTGGTTCCGGACCCCGGGTACAGCCAGTTCACCTCATGTATCCGGTTGGCAGGCGGGATCCCTGTGCCCATTCCTTTGCTGGAGGAGGAGAACTTCGCACCTGACCTTGAGGTAGCCGGCCGACTTGTAACGGATCGTACCAGGGGAATAATCGTCAATTCCCCCCAGAATCCAACCGGGGGAGTCATGACGGCCGATCAGATCAGGGAGGTTTGCAGATTCGCCAAGGAACGGGACCTGGTCCTTTTCTCGGATGAGGCCTATGATCGGATCCTTTATGACGGGGCCGAGTTCGTTAGCCCTGCCGCCATGGAGGAAATGAAAGAGAGGACCGTAATCTGGGGATCCCTTTCCAAGACCTATTCCATGACGGGGTGGCGTATCGGTTACCTCGCGGCCCCCGCCGACTTGGTAGAGGCCGCGGTCAGGGTTCAGCAAAATATCCTTCTTTCGATATGCTCCTTTGCCCAGGCAGGGGCCATCGCGGCTTTGGAAGGTCCACAAGAGTGTGTGGAAGAGATGGTGGAGAAGTTCGACGAGAGGAGAAAACTTGTCCTGGATGCCATATCCGCCTGTCCAGGACTGGAATGCACGACCACCCCAAAAGGAGCCTTCTACGTGTTCGTCAGGTTTGACGTCCCTGGTATGGATTGCCGGAAAGTGGCCGATCTCCTCCTGGAAAAAGGAGGTGTGGCCCTTGTCCCCGGTGTGACATTTGGAAGAAGGGGGGAGGGATATCTTCGCCTCTCCTACGCAACGTCTTTTGAAGAGTGCCGTATAGGCATGGAGCGGATCACCAGGGTCATGAAAGAACTCTTGGGCTGA